The following coding sequences are from one Hippopotamus amphibius kiboko isolate mHipAmp2 chromosome 9, mHipAmp2.hap2, whole genome shotgun sequence window:
- the LOC130861282 gene encoding small ubiquitin-related modifier 2-like, with product MADEKPKEEVKTENNDHINLKVAGQDGSVVQFKIKRHTPLSKLMKAYCERQGLSMRQIRFRFDRQPVNETDTPAQLEMEDEDTIDVFQQQTGGVY from the coding sequence ATGGCCGACGAAAAACCCAAGGAAGAAGTCAAGACTGAGAACAACGATCATATTAATTTGAAGGTGGCGGGGCAGGATGGTTCTGTGGTGCAGTTTAAGATTAAGAGGCATACACCACTTAGTAAACTAATGAAAGCCTATTGTGAACGACAGGGTTTGTCAATGAGGCAGATCAGATTCCGATTTGACAGGCAGCCAGTCAATGAAACAGACACACCTGCACAGTTGGAAATGGAGGATGAAGATACAATTGATGTGTTCCAGCAGCAGACAGGAGGTGTCTACTAA